The Deltaproteobacteria bacterium genomic sequence CGCATTCACCCAAACGATTTTTCAACCCAAAACTTGCGAACAATGAGTTACCTACCTCCGGAAGATAAACCATCGTTCGGTCGAGCCGATTTTGTGTCTGGTTTAGTGCCGAGGCAATGTTTGAATATGAGAGCGTTTGTTCTGTCTTCGAAGAAAAAACACTGATTTGGTTCTGAGTCAAAGGAGAATTTTTTGGTTCGGAACCGTTGGAGAGTTCTTTAAACATTGTTTGAAGATTCTCGCTCTCAAGGAGTGCACCCGTTAAACGTGTCTTATTTTCAAAGTCACTCAGCCATTGTGTCTCAGAGTTAAATGCATAGTTAATATCTTGCCTCTGAATACTCGTGCCAATCTCGATGATATAATCGACATCGTGTTCGATTGAACGGATATGCTCCGGCGAAAAGATTCCATTGTACGCACCTTTACAGAGTGCATCGTCTTCATCGAAAAATCCTTTGGCTAACCATGATGTTACAAAGGGAATGTTATGTTCCTTAGAAAATTTCAGGATGCATTCACGAAGGGAGCGGTCACGCTTGATGAATTGACCTAAGAAAATCAAAGGGTGTTTTGACTTTAACAGTTTGTGCTTAATTTGCGGGATGATCTCTAAGTTGCCCGCGACCAGAGGCACCTCGGCTTGTAATAGCTTTGGCGAAGAGGGAAGTGTAAGCGGCTGAGTGGGTTGAGCGATGAGGTCACGTGGGATTTCAATAAAAACCGGCTGACTGTTTTTCCACGCATAGTGAACTAACTCAAGAAATTGGATAGAGGCGTTACTCGGCTGGAGGTTACCACGCTTACCTTGTAGGCGCTCAGCCCGAACACCAATGGCTTGGAATGCATTGAGAGCTGCATCGTAACGGGGGTAGAGGTTTCGGTGGTTGACGACTGTGTGGTGAAGAAACGTTTCACCAATTTCATTTTCACCCGGCGCTCCTGATAGAAATATAACGGGGATATTTTCTGCGATGGCGAGAGCGGCAGCGCTTATTGCGGGGAGGCTCCCGACTGTATAGGTCATTATACAACAACCAATTCCTCGGATTTCGGCATGACCACAGGCGGCAAATGCGGCATTGAGTTCGTTTGATCCCGGAAGAATATTAACCTCGGGGTGGAGCACTTCGATGAGTCCGGCAACGTAGTCACCACCAATACCGTACGCGACATCAATATTGAAATATTTGAGTATCGTTTTCAGGGAATGACCGGTTGTCGGTACATTCTGAGCGTAGTCGGGTCCCAGGTTTTGGGTGATTTGGTTGTACTCACACTTTAGCATGGTATTCACTTCCTATTCAGATGCGCTTTTAAGCTCTAATTTCCGTCGAAGTAGCTCAGAGGATCCTCGGCTGGTGAAGAGACCGGTCACAGCAGTCCCATCTACAATAGGAATAGCCGTAATTTCTAACGTGGCGATAAAATCGTAAAAGGCGGTCAGCCTAGCGTCTCGGTTACAGGTTATGGGGTGAGATATCATTGCCGGCGAAGACACCAGGAAAATATCATTTGGTAGGCGCTGGGACTCTAAAATCACAATGGGCCGTCGGTTTAGGCTGTCGATGAAAACGGTGCTTTCTACGAGGGTGCGGTGTTGAGAATTTGTTACGGTTCCCATGAGGGCTTCACCAGATTCGCAACTTGAAGAGAGCGTGAAGAGTGGGATGTATATATATTCGTAATGTGTAGTACCGTTACTCACGAAACACCCTCCCTATTTCCGCTATTTCATTAATTTTAAGCAGGTCTCGTGCCAAAGTTGGCGTTCGAAGAGTCTTAAAATATTTACCAATAACGGTATGTAACTTAGGTTGCGTTACTCTTAAGTGACGACTTAAATGCGCGTTGATTGAAATGGTAACATTAAAGGACGAAGATAATCGGTATTCATCTTAGATTAGTGATCACAGCAAATGCGAATCAATGAAATTCTCTCGTTTCGCCAGACTAGGGTGTCGCACCAATTGTGCATATTCCAATGATATCGGATTTGAAGCCCGATTACGGCGCGCCCCACCAAAAGTTCAAACGATGAGTCTAGATTATGAACCTTGGTATTAATCATTTGCAACGCCTTGTGTTTTATAATGATTTCTTGAATCTTGGTTAGATTTTCTAAATCGTCGCGGTATTGAGTAAGCTTCAGAGTGTCCATATACCCTTGATGCAATTCCGGTAGCTTGCTCACGTTTGACATGACAATTTCCTAAGGTTTAGGGCCGGCTTTGGCGCGGGGCAAACAAATACGCAGCTACCGCATCCTGTGCAACGGTCCGCATTTATGATCGGAGCTTGTTGGGTTGGTTGAATTGCACCATCTACCGCACAGTGTTCAATACAACTGAAACAAACAGTTCCCAAGTTTTGCAAACATTTTTCGGAGTTTACGACTGCTAAGTGAGTCTGAGAAGCGGCGCCAGATATCTCGGCCTCCCACGGCGCTCGGTTACGTGATTTGGCCAGTAGCGAAACAATATCTTCTTTAGGTTCCTGTGGAATAGGGCTGGCTTGAATTTCGCCCGACTCTTTAGCTCTATTCTTCCATAGGCCGGTAATAAGTTCTCGTCGCGTGAGCACAGTCATGGCAGAAGCTCCAGACCTCTTCCAGCGGGCCGCTGCTCCAGGGATGCCTGGGTAGCATGACATTGAAGGCAGCTTTGTCGTTGTGGATGACTCGAGCGCAAAGCATCTCTACCGTTTGGACCGTGGCAACTGATACATTGTTCGTGCATAAATGTACCGTGTGCAACAATAGGCGGCGATTGCTGTGACCACCTCGGGCCCTCTGTTGCAGGCTTGAGACCATTGAAGCTATTGTCCACGGCTCGAGGGTCTGGCTTCAGTCCATTTGAGCGGGTCCCCCACGGAGCATTGGGGACTCCCAGAGCATGGCATTGAGTGCAACTTACATATTTTTTGTGTGGTAGAGATGGGGCCCGCAGAGCGCCAAATTTCAAACCTTTAATATGACATGCTAGGCATTGGTTCGCGTCCGTTTGTGAGACTGGATGAGGTATAACGGGAGGTGAACCGTCGTATGCACGCAGGAGTGCTCGTTCGACTAATGCCTTATGCTTTGAAGTATTTGCTTTTGTGCTCTCACTCCGTGGAGGCACTACCGCTTCTAGTCTTTCCAATGCACGTGTGATTCCGATTGCTTCACTGGGTTTATCACGCATTTGTTTGTAAGTGCGCGCTTGGGGTGCGCCTGGAGCGACGAGTGGCTTCTCCACGTGATGCAATGGACCAGTCGTCTCGTAATGAGTGGGCAGAGTGGCATGGAAAAAGCCGGCCAACGATAACCCTACAACGACCGACCCGAATGCAGCACCAACGCGAAGAGGCTTTGTGTTCATTGTTTCACCTTAACAACTCTAACCGCACATTTCTTGTAGTCCGGTTGTTTGCTAAATGGGTCGTAGGTGTCCAAGGTCACTTCATTAATCGGTGAACGTTCATCAAAAAACGGAACGAATACTGTTCCCTGAGCGGGAATACCTCGTCCATTTATCCATACCGGTAATCTAATTTTACCCCGCCGAGATTCAACCAAAACAGTCTCGCCATTCTGGACGCCAAGCTCAAGGGCATCTTGATGGCACACCTCTACATAGGCTTGTGGCATAGAGTTTCGAAGTTGAGGGATTCGACCGGTAATAGTTCCAGAGTGCCAATGCTCAATGACCCGCCCGGTACAGAGCCAAAATGGATAGGTACTGTCAGGCATCTCAGGTGGCTCCTCATAGGGGTGAAACCATATTTGAGCTCGCCCGTCGCCACTGGTAGAATGATAGAATTGATGTTTCGCACCTTTAGTTACAAAGGGGTCATCGAACTCAGCAAATCGATAACGGGTTTCCCTCCAAGTGCCATCGGGTTGCTCAACAACAGGCCACCGCAGACCACGTGCCTTCACATATTCATCGTATGGCGCAAGGTTTTTGTGCTTAAGTGTCGTAAAACGCCGGTATTCCTCAAAGAGGTAACGATCAACATTCGTGTCGTAGTAATTTTCCCAGTTCCAAACTGGGATAACCTTTCCGTCTTTATTTTTGACGTTAAATAGAAAGTCGCCATTTTTATCTTTCATGCCTGGGAATCCACGGTCATAAAGACGACGAGCTAAAGCAATGACTTGCCATGCATCGTCTCGTGCCTGTCCGGGTGGTTTTACCTGGCGAAACCATTGCTGGGTACGTCGCTCTGAATTACCGTAAACCCCATTTTTTTCTACCCACATTGACGCCGGAAGAATAAGATCTGCAACCTCCGTAGTAGCTGTTGGATATACGTCCGAAACAATAAGGAACTTATCCTGATTCGCTACGCCTGGATCCATGAGTTTGTGGCGGTTTGGCAAAGTTTGACCTGGATTTGTGACTTGAACAAATATCGTATGGATATCACCTTTTTTGGACTCCTTGGGAGCTGACCA encodes the following:
- a CDS encoding thiamine pyrophosphate-binding protein — its product is MLKCEYNQITQNLGPDYAQNVPTTGHSLKTILKYFNIDVAYGIGGDYVAGLIEVLHPEVNILPGSNELNAAFAACGHAEIRGIGCCIMTYTVGSLPAISAAALAIAENIPVIFLSGAPGENEIGETFLHHTVVNHRNLYPRYDAALNAFQAIGVRAERLQGKRGNLQPSNASIQFLELVHYAWKNSQPVFIEIPRDLIAQPTQPLTLPSSPKLLQAEVPLVAGNLEIIPQIKHKLLKSKHPLIFLGQFIKRDRSLRECILKFSKEHNIPFVTSWLAKGFFDEDDALCKGAYNGIFSPEHIRSIEHDVDYIIEIGTSIQRQDINYAFNSETQWLSDFENKTRLTGALLESENLQTMFKELSNGSEPKNSPLTQNQISVFSSKTEQTLSYSNIASALNQTQNRLDRTMVYLPEVGNSLFASFGLKNRLGECGRGWVANPWYAAMGTSLAYARALGHINQSENLKDIPVVLTGDGGFQFQINELAHIQQEELSVIVIYMRNNIFSLGKAGESNIYKCIDPRFKLELTTQSYGGRYYCVDRTDELVRVIEKVTVELSFGLVIIEVPTSTDSCDQSNEVRLINNYISSCND
- a CDS encoding 4Fe-4S dicluster domain-containing protein — its product is MTVLTRRELITGLWKNRAKESGEIQASPIPQEPKEDIVSLLAKSRNRAPWEAEISGAASQTHLAVVNSEKCLQNLGTVCFSCIEHCAVDGAIQPTQQAPIINADRCTGCGSCVFVCPAPKPALNLRKLSCQT